The region tggtgagggttcggtgacccctcactaaggggggggtactgttgtgaatttgctttttgctccctctagtggttactagttttttgactctggtttttctgtcattccttttatccgcacctgggtcgttagttaggggtgttgctatataagctccctggaccttcagttcaatgcctggcaacgtagttatcagagctagtctgctgtgctcttgtctactgatcctggttccagttatatcagctaagtctgccttttgctttttgctatttgttttggttttgtatttttgtccagcttgttccaaatctatatcctgacctttgctggaagctctaggggggctggtgttctccccccggaccgttagacggttcgggggttcttgaatttccagtgtggattttgatagggtttttgttgaccatataagttacctttctttattctgctatcagtaagcgggcctctctgtgctaaacctgattcatttctgtgtttgtaatttcctcttacctcaccgtcattatttgtggggggcttctatccagctttggggtccccttctctggaggcaagaaaggtctttgttttcctctactaggggtagctagattctccggctggcgcgtgtcatctagaatcaacgtaggaatgatccccggctacttctagtgttggcgttaggagtagatatatggtcaacccagttaccactgccctatgagctggatttttgtattctgcagacttccacgttcctctgagaccctcgccattggggtcataacaagcaccccataggcagaccctgtagtataaggcagtggactctgtaatataaggcagcaccccataggcagactctgtactatagggcagcaccccataggcataccctgtagtataaggcaacggactctgtaatataaggcagcaccccataggcagactctgtagtataagacagcaccccatgggcagaccctgtagtataaggcagcaccccataggcagaccctgtagtataaggcagcagactgtagtataaggcaacaccccataggcagaccctgtagtataagacagcacccaataggcagaccctgtagtataaggcagcagctcataggcagaccctgtagtataaggcagcacccccataggcagactctgtagtataagacagcaccccataggcagaccctctagtaaaaggcagcaccccataggcagactctgtagtacaagacagcaccccataggcagactttgtaatataaggcagcaccccataggaagaccctctagtataaggcagcactccataggcagactctgtactatagggcagcaccccataggcagaccctgtagtataaggcagcaccccatgggcagaccctgtagtataaggcagcaccccataggcagaccctgtagtataaggcagcagactgtagtataaggcaacaccccataggcagaccctgtagtataagacagcacccaataggcagaccctgtagtataaggcagcagctcataggcagaccctgtagtataaggcagcacccccataggcagactctgtagtataagacagcaccccataggcagaccctctagtaaaaggcagcaccccataggcagaccctgtagtataaggcagcagactctgtaatataaggcagcaccccataggcagaccctgtagtataaggcagcggactctgtaatataaggcagcaccccataggcagaccctgtagtataaggcagcaccccataggcagaccctgtagtaaaaggaaccctcttaggcagactctgtagtataagacagcaccccataggcagaccctctagtaaaaggcagcaccccataggcagaccctgtagtataaggcagcggaCTCTGTACTAtagggcagcaccccataggcagaccctgtagtataaggcagcggactctgtaatataaggcagcaccccataggcagaccctgtagtataaggcagcaccccataggcagaccctgtagtaaaaggaaccctcttaggcagactctgtagtataagacagcaccccataggcagaccctctagtataaggcagcaccccataggcagaccctgtagtataaggcagcagactgtagtataaggcaacaccccataggcagaccctgtagtataagacagcacccaataggcagaccctgtagtataaggcagcagctcataggcagaccctgtagtataaggcagctcccccataggcagactctgtagtataagacagcaccccataggcagaccctctagtaaaaggcagcaccccataggcagactctgtagtacaagacagcaccccataggcagaccctgtagtataagacagcaccccataggcagactctgtagtataaggcagcactccataggcagaccctgtagtataaagcagctcccccacaggcagactctgtagtataaggctccACACACCCTCACAGGCagtctctgtagtataaggcagcacccccacaggcagactctgtagtataaggcagcacccccaatggGCAGActctggtataaggcagcacccccccaggcagattgtagtataagacagcacccacatacacaggcagactctgtagtataaggcagcaccccccacaggcagactagtagcagatatatgaggcctgtcacggaaataccacactgctaaatatgtggcctgtattttttatttttttaaatgcaaaattgtgctgtatataagtagagtaacagacagaaaaaaactgGAAtattggcctaaaatgcccaaacttggagcacacagatgtatgaggcctgtcacggaaataccacactgccaaatatgtagcctgtattttttatttttttaaatgcaaaattgtgctgtatataagtagagtaacagacacgaaaaaaaactgaaataccggcctaaaatgcccaaacttggagcacgcagatatatgaggcctgtcacggaaacaccacactgacaaatacgtggcctgtattttctatttttttaaatgcaaaattgtgctgtatataagtagagtaacagacagaaaaaaactgGAATAtttgcctaaaatgcccaaacttggagcacacagatatatgaggcctgtcacggaaataccacactgtcaaatatgtggcctgtattttgtataTGCAAaaaagtgctgtatataagtagagtaacagacagaaaaaaaactgGAAtattggcctaaaatgcccaaacttggagcacacagatatatgaggcctgtcacggaaataccacactgtcaaatatgtggcctgtattttttaaatgcaaaaaaagtgctgcatataagtagagtaacagacaggaaaaaaactggaataccggcctaaaatacccaaacttggagcacgcagctatatgaggcctgtcacgcaaataccacactgccaaatatgtggcctttttttaattatttttttagacGCAAAACAGTgctgatatatacagtggggcaaacaagtatttagtcagtcagcaatagtgcaagttccaccacttaaaaagatgagaggcgtctgtaatttacatcatacgtagacctcaactatgggagacaaactgagaaaaaaaaattcagaaaatcacattgtctgtttttctatcattttatttgcattttatggtggaaaataagtatttggtcagaaacaaacaatcaagatttctggctctcacagacctgtaacttcttctttaagagtctcctctttcttccactcattacctgtagtaatggcacctgtttaaacttgttatcagtataaaaagacacctgtgcacaccctcaaacagtctgactccaaactccactatggtgaagaccaaagagctgttaaaggacaccagaaacaaaattgcagccctgcaccaggctgggaagattgaatctgcaatagccaaccagcttggagtgaagaaatcaacagtgggagcaataattagaaaatggaagacatacaagaccactgataatctccctcgatctggggctccacgcaaaatcccaccccgtggggtcagaatgatcacaagaacggtgagcaaaaatcccagaaccacgccccCCGCGTAGTGAATGaattgcagagagctgggaccaatgtaacaaggcctaccataagtaacacactacgccaccatggactcagatcctgcagtgccagacgtgtcccactgcttaagccagtacatgtccgggcccgtctgaagtttgctagagagcatttggatgatccagaggagttttgggagaatgtcctatggtctgatgaaaccaaactggaactgtttggtagaaacacaacttgtcgtgtttggaggaaaaagaatactgagttgcatccatcaaacaccatacctactgtaaagcatggtggtggaaacatcatgctttggggctgtttctctgcaaaggggccaggacgactgatccgggtacatgaaagaatgaatggggccatgtatcgtgagattttgagtgcaaacctccttccatcagcaagggcattgaagttgaaacgtggctgggtctttcaacatgacaatgatccaaagcacaccgccagggcaatgaaggagtggcttcgtaagaagcatttcaaggtcctggagtggcctagccagtctccagatctcaaccctatagaaaacatttggggggagttgaaagtccgtgttgccaagcgaaaagccaaaaacatcactgctctagaggagatctgcatggaggaatgggccaaaataccaccaacagtgtgtggcaaccttgtgaagacttacagaaaacgtttgacctctgtcattgccaacaaaggatttattacaaagtattgagatgaaatgttgtttctgaccaaatacttattttccaccataaaatgcaaataaaatgataaaaaaacagacaatgtgattttctggattttttttctcagtttgtctcccatagttgaggtctacctatgatgtaaattacagacgcctctcatctttttaagtggtggaacttgcactattgctgactgactaaatacttttttgccccactgtaagtagagtaacagccaggaaaaaaaatggaataccggactaaaatgcccaaacttggagcacgcagatatatgaggcctgtcacggaaataccactgccaaatatgtggcctgcattttgggGGGGCTTTGCAAAATAGTAATGTATATAGctaaagtaacagacagcaaaaaaaatggaatttaggCCTAAAATTCCCACATTTTTAGAATACGGAtgtatgaggcgtgtcacagatataccacaatgtaaaatatgtggcctgtatgtattttttttgcgttcagcaaaatggtgtcaagaaattgtgtaagacactcaaaaaaaattctactctaccgtaccacaaaaaaaaatgaaagatttttctgcgcactcataagttatttttgtgacccctttaaaattgctggatttttcacgctgtgctaggaaaagaatctggctgtattgtgcagtttcaaaaagaaaatggagaaaaaaaagggctctggattgctttgcaataaaataatctctattaacctggcAAAAAAAAGGTGTATATggtcaatatatgctataggtagcagcagcagacagtaatggaatggaccctcttgatgtatctatatacacacatacagtgcctgcaggccctgcactgatatgtatagagcgacgtacactcccctgcctacctaacactgcaacctatatactccggaattagtccttacaaggactgttggtttagctggattgagTACGGTAGTTTAGGATGGTAGACCACACACTAAGTAAGAAAtccacaaatctgaccctatctcagcagcagctctccctacactgtccgaTTCCGGAGCTGATaaacccctgatgatgctgtgaggccagccaatcactgtaaaacCACAACAATGATGGCGGTGgcgttacagtgcctggcagacaatccctgcatgttgattgggtctctaaagaccgccaaaaatgcagggtggagacccgagttcccaccgagtaatcccggaaatgctcaatgctcgccgagtacagtgatactgtaccgagtagtggcgagtaggttcgctcatcactaatgatcacctaatcagaagcacattaaataAAATGAGGTgacctctggttggaattcaactgacactggaatggaatggctgtcagacatgtagagaagctgatttttataaagctgtgcagtggtctcttaatttttgccagagctgtataaaaatATCCCTATAATTTATTGTGCAGTGTTAGTATTGTCAGCAATGCTTAGCTTATAAAGTATAGGTACAATCACAGTGCCGATCAGGATGCAAATTGACTGCTCAGCGCTGGGTTTGTAGAGGGCTTTAGTTGGTCTGCGCCCTGGCTGGCACTTTGCTAAAAATGTATATACTGAGCACTTCTGACAGGAATAAATGGTGTCCACTGCAGGGAATACGTGGTTCCATTCCTTAAAACCAGCTTACCTCATACAGATTTATATATCTCCTTTTCAGCAACCCAACACAATAGTGAACCCATCTTTAGTAAATTCAGAGGCTTACATTGTGGTAGCTGCTTACAATTAGCGCTTTTTGGCTGTAAGAAGAAAATCAGGGGATTTGGAGCTCTAAAATGTGGAATATGTTTAGTAATATACAAATCATGCATGCGTGTCAATCTTGTAGGGCAGTGCTCcctaagttcggtcctcaagagccaccaacaggtcatgttttcagtatttccttagtattgcacaggtgataattgcatcacctgcacaggcaataattccatcacctgtgcaatactaaggaaatcctgaaaacatgacctgttggtggcgcttgaggatcggagttggggaacactgttgtaGGGTATCTGTCAATTTTGTGTACATTTATGTTTTTTAGTAAATTATAAAATGACCATATAATAAATATTAATGATCCTATTTGATCCCCAGGTCTTTTCTTCATTCTTTATCAAACTCGATATTGGCTCATCTGTTTATGTACAGCGACCCATGTCGGTGCTCACATCATTTGGATTCTAGTCATCTAACCATCTCGCTGCTCTGATCATGCATCGCTCAGTAGCTCCAATCTTTCCAATTTTGGATAAATCATATCTATTTGTGCATTTACCGACAGACCCACAAAACCCAAATGGAATATACTTACAATGCCCAGCAACAGGCAATCTATATTGCACTTCAACAGGCACTTTGTACCGGAAAATGATTGAATTTATTCCACTGTCTGCCAATACTTCATCTTTAAATCAAGAAAAGGATTCTTCTTTGCAATCGGGCTATCCTACACCACGCACAGTGCAGAAATTCACTGTAAATACGAAAAACACAGATAAACAGGAAAATGGTGATTTAAATTTGACTATTGAAAGTTGCACAGCTCAACATATTCAAAGTAATAACTCTTCAATAATTTCCAATGTGCCTTGCAACAAAAATCTCAATGTCAAGAAGGCAGATCAACCTATCCAGGGAAGCAGTGCTTCAATAAAACCCAATACCAAGAAAAAAAAAGCATCTAAAAACAAGACTGACACATCTGCTCAAGCCAATTCACTTTCACAACCTGCAAATAATTTATCTACAAACCTTCAGGGTAGTTCTCATCCagacaaaaagaaaaaagagaagaaaTGTACCAGAAAAGCAAAAGATAAATCTGTGCCTTTGGAGAAAAACTCATGTCCAATTTCGAAGACAAAATCTGTTTCAAGCAAACTGAAGAAGTCTACTGTGCTCATCAAGCCAAAGCTCTCCTTAATCACAAACAATCCTTCTCCAAGCTTCAAAAATACAGCTTTAACAACCCACACTTCAAAAAAATCTGAAGAAATCATCCATCCCAATAACAATCTTTCTACAAAAAGTAATGGAAAATCATTTACATACTACAAATTCCATCTGCTTCACCTGATCAAGTTTATACAGCCTATCCAAATTAATTTTGAACACCTTCTATTTCCTCAGGATGTGTCTCTCGCCCTTGATAAAACAAAATTTTCCAGCAAGCATGCAGAAAATAATACTGAAATCATTCAGGTGTTGTCGGATCCCAAGAAAAAATATTtcccacaattaaaaaaaaaagaaaagctgccATCTCTGAGTTTCAGCAAAGCAGTTTATACTGTTATTtctt is a window of Ranitomeya variabilis isolate aRanVar5 chromosome 2, aRanVar5.hap1, whole genome shotgun sequence DNA encoding:
- the LOC143807966 gene encoding uncharacterized protein LOC143807966, encoding MHRSVAPIFPILDKSYLFVHLPTDPQNPNGIYLQCPATGNLYCTSTGTLYRKMIEFIPLSANTSSLNQEKDSSLQSGYPTPRTVQKFTVNTKNTDKQENGDLNLTIESCTAQHIQSNNSSIISNVPCNKNLNVKKADQPIQGSSASIKPNTKKKKASKNKTDTSAQANSLSQPANNLSTNLQGSSHPDKKKKEKKCTRKAKDKSVPLEKNSCPISKTKSVSSKLKKSTVLIKPKLSLITNNPSPSFKNTALTTHTSKKSEEIIHPNNNLSTKSNGKSFTYYKFHLLHLIKFIQPIQINFEHLLFPQDVSLALDKTKFSSKHAENNTEIIQVLSDPKKKYFPQLKKKEKLPSLSFSKAVYTVISLEKNLKKKTAKKKTFGQVSLGSKNSWAFLRPFQRRPHPYHCRKKSKLSSECKNYIMASSVHEIIHSRYAKNPNERMPVSQLRAMLSSGDWKLRKRSEWIQQMEEDAIHKYKKMNLEKHNQRLEVKEHDVLHHNKKVWLACTNRTAVNRKDNKSWPLLVKCLHKHPDSTLRQACKHRSFCLRWDGTSYALRLDHAYYTQIQCHMAVTDTSYAELVVHTRKETTILPVNFDFEFWKQTEATLETFYTNNILPYLKKNKIESNPASVPLDPEKRNDVMEE